A part of Amycolatopsis lurida genomic DNA contains:
- the pgl gene encoding 6-phosphogluconolactonase codes for MSKTEVVVYENPDLLAAAAAARLVTRIVDVQAAKGSASVVLTGGGTGIAILRELRESSARDAIDWSRLDLYWGDERFVPADSDDRNEKQAREALLDHVPLDPKRVHAMAPSDGEFGDDVDAAAAAYAEVLAANDAAFDIMLLGLGGEGHTASIFPDSPAVHEKERSVVAVRDCPKPPPTRISLTLPAIRRAQDIWLVTGGDAKADAVAQALAGAGEVEIPVAGARGSRRTLWLLDRGSASKLTKVYETPSA; via the coding sequence ATGAGCAAGACCGAGGTCGTCGTCTACGAGAACCCGGATCTCCTGGCCGCCGCCGCGGCGGCCAGGCTGGTCACCCGGATCGTCGACGTCCAGGCCGCCAAGGGCTCCGCTTCGGTGGTGCTCACCGGCGGCGGCACCGGGATCGCGATCCTGCGCGAACTGCGCGAGTCCAGTGCCCGTGACGCCATCGACTGGTCGCGTCTGGACCTCTACTGGGGTGACGAGCGCTTCGTCCCGGCGGACTCGGACGACCGCAACGAGAAGCAGGCCCGCGAGGCGCTGCTCGACCACGTCCCGCTCGACCCGAAGCGGGTGCACGCCATGGCACCCTCGGACGGCGAGTTCGGCGACGACGTCGATGCGGCGGCCGCGGCCTACGCGGAGGTCCTGGCGGCCAACGACGCGGCGTTCGACATCATGCTGCTGGGGCTCGGCGGGGAGGGGCACACCGCCTCGATCTTCCCCGACAGCCCGGCGGTGCACGAAAAGGAGCGCTCGGTCGTCGCCGTGCGGGACTGCCCGAAGCCGCCGCCGACCCGGATCTCGCTGACCCTGCCCGCGATCCGTCGCGCGCAGGACATCTGGCTGGTCACCGGCGGCGACGCCAAGGCCGACGCCGTCGCGCAGGCGCTGGCCGGTGCGGGCGAGGTCGAGATCCCGGTGGCGGGAGCACGCGGCTCGCGTCGCACGCTCTGGCTGCTGGACCGAGGCTCCGCCTCGAAACTCACGAAGGTCTACGAGACTCCGTCCGCCTGA
- the tal gene encoding transaldolase, producing the protein MSNDKLAQLSEAGVSIWLDDLSRERLNTGNLAALIRDKHVVGVTTNPTIFANAMSKGEAYDEQTKELAARGADVEATIRELTTTDVRNAADLFRDVYTATNGVDGRVSIEVDPRLAKDSDKTVAEAQDLWKTVDRPNVLIKIPATEEGLPAITKTLAEGISVNVTLIFSVERYRAVIEAYFAGLEQAKANGHDLKGIHSVASFFVSRVDTEIDKRLDAIGTDAATALRGEAAIANARLAYAAFEELFASDRWKALAEAGANPQRPLWASTGVKDPQYSDTRYVDQLVVKDTVNTMPEKTLEAAGDHAEITGDTVTGKGTDAQAVFDKLSAVGIDITDVFLTLENEGVEKFEKSWTELLETVTGQLEKAKD; encoded by the coding sequence ATGAGCAACGACAAGCTCGCTCAGCTGTCCGAGGCAGGCGTCTCGATCTGGCTCGACGACCTGTCCCGTGAGCGCCTGAACACCGGCAACCTCGCCGCCCTGATCCGCGACAAGCACGTCGTCGGCGTGACGACCAACCCCACGATCTTCGCCAACGCGATGTCGAAGGGCGAGGCGTACGACGAGCAGACCAAGGAGCTCGCCGCCCGCGGCGCCGACGTCGAGGCCACCATCCGCGAGCTGACCACCACCGACGTGCGCAACGCCGCGGACCTGTTCCGCGACGTCTACACCGCCACGAACGGGGTCGACGGCCGGGTGTCCATCGAGGTGGACCCGCGGCTGGCCAAGGATTCCGACAAGACGGTGGCCGAGGCGCAGGACCTGTGGAAGACCGTGGACCGGCCGAACGTGCTGATCAAGATCCCGGCCACCGAAGAGGGTCTCCCGGCGATCACCAAGACCCTGGCCGAGGGCATCAGCGTCAACGTCACGCTGATCTTCTCGGTCGAGCGGTACCGGGCGGTCATCGAGGCCTACTTCGCCGGGCTTGAGCAGGCGAAGGCCAACGGACACGATCTCAAGGGCATCCACTCGGTCGCGTCGTTCTTCGTGTCCCGTGTGGACACCGAGATCGACAAGCGGCTCGACGCGATCGGCACCGACGCCGCCACCGCGCTGCGTGGTGAGGCCGCCATCGCCAACGCGCGGCTCGCGTACGCGGCGTTCGAGGAGCTGTTCGCTTCGGACCGCTGGAAGGCGCTCGCCGAGGCAGGCGCGAACCCGCAGCGTCCGCTGTGGGCCTCCACCGGCGTGAAGGACCCGCAGTACTCCGACACCCGCTACGTGGACCAGCTCGTCGTCAAGGACACGGTCAACACGATGCCGGAGAAGACCCTCGAAGCCGCGGGCGACCACGCCGAGATCACCGGTGACACGGTGACCGGCAAGGGCACCGACGCGCAGGCCGTCTTCGACAAGCTGAGCGCTGTCGGCATCGACATCACCGACGTTTTCCTCACCCTCGAGAACGAGGGCGTCGAAAAGTTCGAGAAGTCGTGGACCGAACTTCTCGAGACCGTCACCGGGCAGCTGGAAAAGGCAAAGGACTGA
- a CDS encoding MFS transporter — protein sequence MTSTTERPATVRAGRATMAVACLIVFTAQMATTIYLPALPLIERDFGVSRSVAALSVSLFVIGAAAPVVLWGRAADRLGRRAALLASLGLFAVSSAVLIVTTSPTWLLVLRALQGIGAGGAAIIARIAVRDLGDGDALAKRLSVLSIAFVTALGGGQFAGGLIGGWQGGFAVLTAAGVLCVIGTLTIPLRKSSGEKMGMVRIYLRILAVPAFLRPTIAAGLGFATIVLLQEVAPFVFQRHFGLSVEQYGSLGLLFGLAYFGGALLVNRLAARKGSPWLMRAGALVMTGAGALTIALWLVPAIPLTAALVTFIALYCGITFGQAALFPSSMAVAVSEVPAHDAYAVALCGFVAQSIAGVAATIAVLLHENVLWAVVVTVLSLAAFLLVRVRARE from the coding sequence GTGACGAGCACAACCGAACGCCCGGCCACCGTCCGAGCCGGGCGCGCGACCATGGCGGTCGCCTGCCTGATCGTCTTCACCGCGCAGATGGCGACGACGATCTACCTTCCCGCCCTCCCGCTGATCGAGCGCGACTTCGGGGTGTCGCGCAGCGTCGCGGCGCTGTCGGTGTCGCTGTTCGTCATCGGCGCGGCGGCACCGGTGGTGCTGTGGGGCCGGGCGGCCGACCGGCTCGGTCGCCGGGCCGCGTTGCTGGCGTCGCTGGGCCTGTTCGCCGTGTCGAGCGCGGTGCTCATCGTCACCACGTCACCCACGTGGCTCCTCGTTCTCCGTGCCCTGCAAGGGATCGGTGCCGGAGGCGCGGCGATCATCGCCCGTATCGCCGTGCGGGACCTCGGTGACGGCGACGCGCTCGCCAAGCGGCTTTCGGTGCTGTCCATCGCGTTCGTCACCGCACTCGGCGGCGGGCAGTTCGCCGGCGGGCTGATCGGCGGGTGGCAGGGCGGTTTCGCGGTGCTGACGGCGGCGGGGGTGCTCTGCGTCATCGGCACGCTGACGATTCCGCTCCGCAAGAGCAGCGGCGAGAAGATGGGCATGGTCCGGATCTATCTCCGGATCCTCGCCGTTCCGGCGTTCCTGCGGCCGACGATCGCGGCGGGGCTCGGCTTCGCGACGATCGTCCTTCTCCAGGAGGTCGCGCCGTTCGTCTTCCAGCGGCACTTCGGGTTGAGCGTGGAGCAGTACGGCAGCCTCGGCCTCCTGTTCGGGCTGGCCTACTTCGGCGGCGCACTGCTGGTGAACCGGCTGGCCGCCCGCAAGGGCTCACCGTGGCTGATGCGGGCGGGCGCGCTGGTCATGACCGGTGCCGGCGCGCTGACGATCGCGTTGTGGCTCGTGCCCGCGATCCCGCTCACGGCCGCGCTCGTGACGTTCATCGCGCTGTACTGCGGGATCACCTTCGGCCAGGCCGCGCTCTTCCCGAGCAGCATGGCCGTCGCGGTGAGCGAAGTGCCCGCGCACGACGCGTACGCCGTCGCGCTGTGCGGCTTCGTCGCGCAGTCCATCGCGGGTGTCGCGGCCACCATCGCCGTCCTGCTCCACGAGAACGTCCTGTGGGCCGTCGTCGTCACCGTCCTCTCCCTCGCCGCCTTCCTCCTGGTCCGGGTGAGAGCGCGGGAATGA
- the tkt gene encoding transketolase — translation MSETASTSEKNPLLRRNVPADWTDLDTRAVDTVRVLAADAVENCGSGHPGTAMSLAPLAYTLFQRTLRHDPADPEWPARDRFVLSAGHSSLTLYIQLYLAGFGLELEDLKQLRKWDSKTPGHPEYRHTKGVETTTGPLGQGLANAVGMAMAARRERGLLDPDAPQGESIFDHYVYVVASDGDIEEGVTAEASSIAGRQELGNLIVFWDDNEISIEDDTKIALSEDVVKRYEAYGWHTQVVEGGEDVVAIEEAIKAAKAETERPSFIALKTVIGYPAPKKMGTGKAHGAALGAEEVAAVKEILGFDPEQSFQVDDEVIAHTRQAVDRGKTARAEWQEKFEAWGAANPERKKIADRMSTRTLPEGFADNLPKWEPDAKGIATRKASGEVLNALAEPLPELWGGSADLAESNNTTMKGADSFGPEKASTDMWKTSPYGRTLHFGIREHAMGSILNGIALHGGTRPYGATFLIFSDYMRPPVRLAALMKAPVTYVWTHDSIGLGEDGPTHQPIEQLSALRAIPGLNVVRPADANETAYAWKAVLEDVHHPSGLALTRQNVPVLEGTSAEGVKRGGYVLAEASDGNPEVVLIATGSEVQLAVEARKTLEADGIPASVVSMPCVEWFDAQDQSYKDSVIPPSVKARVSVEAGIAQSWHRFTGDAGVNVSIEHFGASADAATLFREFGFTAEAVVEAARRSIANTKN, via the coding sequence GTGTCCGAAACCGCCTCTACCAGCGAGAAGAACCCACTCCTCCGGCGCAACGTGCCCGCCGACTGGACCGACCTCGACACGCGGGCCGTCGACACCGTTCGGGTGCTCGCCGCGGACGCGGTCGAGAACTGCGGCAGCGGTCACCCCGGCACCGCGATGAGCCTGGCGCCGCTCGCGTACACGCTCTTCCAGCGGACGCTGCGTCATGACCCGGCGGACCCCGAGTGGCCCGCTCGTGACCGCTTCGTCCTCTCCGCCGGCCACTCGAGCCTCACCCTCTACATCCAGCTGTACCTCGCCGGGTTCGGCCTGGAGCTGGAAGACCTGAAGCAGCTGCGCAAGTGGGACTCGAAGACCCCGGGTCACCCGGAGTACCGCCACACCAAGGGCGTCGAGACCACCACCGGCCCGCTCGGACAGGGCCTGGCCAACGCGGTCGGCATGGCGATGGCGGCCCGCCGCGAGCGCGGTCTGCTGGACCCGGACGCTCCGCAGGGCGAGAGCATCTTCGACCACTACGTCTACGTCGTCGCCTCCGACGGTGACATCGAAGAGGGCGTCACCGCCGAGGCCTCCTCGATCGCCGGCCGCCAGGAGCTGGGCAACCTGATCGTCTTCTGGGACGACAACGAGATCTCGATCGAGGACGACACCAAGATCGCGCTGTCCGAAGACGTCGTGAAGCGCTACGAGGCGTACGGGTGGCACACCCAGGTCGTCGAGGGTGGCGAAGACGTCGTCGCGATCGAAGAGGCCATCAAGGCCGCGAAGGCCGAGACCGAGCGCCCGTCGTTCATCGCGCTGAAGACCGTCATCGGGTACCCGGCGCCGAAGAAGATGGGCACCGGCAAGGCACACGGTGCCGCGCTCGGCGCCGAAGAGGTCGCCGCGGTCAAGGAGATCCTGGGCTTCGACCCGGAGCAGAGCTTCCAGGTCGACGACGAGGTCATCGCGCACACCCGCCAGGCGGTCGACCGCGGCAAGACCGCCCGCGCCGAATGGCAGGAGAAGTTCGAGGCGTGGGGCGCCGCGAACCCGGAGCGCAAGAAGATCGCGGACCGGATGTCGACCCGCACGCTGCCCGAGGGCTTCGCGGACAACCTGCCGAAGTGGGAGCCGGACGCCAAGGGCATCGCGACCCGCAAGGCCTCCGGTGAGGTGCTCAACGCCCTCGCCGAGCCGCTTCCCGAGCTGTGGGGCGGTTCCGCGGACCTCGCGGAGAGCAACAACACCACCATGAAGGGGGCCGACTCGTTCGGCCCGGAGAAGGCTTCCACCGACATGTGGAAGACCAGCCCGTACGGCCGGACGCTGCACTTCGGCATCCGCGAGCACGCGATGGGCTCGATCCTCAACGGCATCGCGCTGCACGGCGGCACCCGCCCCTACGGCGCGACGTTCCTGATCTTCTCCGACTACATGCGCCCGCCCGTGCGGCTGGCCGCGCTGATGAAGGCGCCGGTCACCTACGTGTGGACGCACGACTCGATCGGCCTGGGCGAGGACGGCCCCACCCACCAGCCGATCGAGCAGCTCTCCGCCCTGCGCGCCATCCCCGGCCTCAACGTCGTCCGCCCGGCGGACGCCAACGAGACCGCGTACGCGTGGAAGGCCGTCCTGGAGGACGTCCACCACCCGTCGGGCCTCGCGCTGACCCGGCAGAACGTGCCGGTCCTGGAGGGCACCAGCGCCGAAGGCGTCAAGCGGGGCGGTTACGTCCTCGCCGAAGCGTCCGACGGCAACCCCGAGGTCGTGCTGATCGCGACCGGCTCCGAAGTCCAGCTGGCCGTCGAGGCCCGCAAGACCCTCGAGGCCGACGGCATCCCGGCGAGCGTCGTCTCGATGCCGTGTGTCGAGTGGTTCGACGCGCAGGACCAGTCCTACAAGGACTCGGTCATCCCGCCGTCGGTCAAGGCACGCGTTTCCGTGGAAGCCGGTATCGCCCAGTCGTGGCACCGCTTCACCGGTGACGCCGGGGTGAACGTTTCGATCGAGCACTTCGGTGCTTCGGCCGACGCCGCCACACTGTTCCGTGAGTTCGGTTTCACCGCGGAGGCAGTCGTCGAGGCCGCCCGTCGCTCGATCGCCAACACCAAGAACTGA
- a CDS encoding heme o synthase, which produces MSLVNAAHGRSDSTSAVHPTGERPHGGRRTIRQVVGAYAALAKPRVIELLLVTTIPAMFLAGREIPSPWLVLATLVGGTMAAGSANALNCVIDADIDKVMNRTKRRPLVKESVPRRGALIFGLVLGVLSFVVLYFTVNLLSAILAIVTILFYIFVYTLVLKRRTSQNVVWGGAAGCMPVVIGWAAVTGTVEWPAFVMFGVIFFWTPPHTWALGMKYRDDYERAGVPMLPVVATPQHVARQIVIYSWVMVAWTLLLVPVTSWIYTTFAILAGGWFLFYAHSLNAAVRRGEETKPMSLFHRSNTYLMIVFVALAVDSAIGLPVIGLPF; this is translated from the coding sequence ATGTCGTTGGTGAACGCTGCGCACGGACGCAGTGACAGCACCAGCGCCGTACATCCGACCGGTGAACGACCGCACGGTGGCCGGCGAACAATCCGCCAGGTCGTCGGCGCGTACGCCGCCCTCGCGAAGCCCAGGGTGATCGAGCTCCTCCTCGTCACCACGATTCCCGCGATGTTCCTGGCAGGCCGGGAAATCCCGTCGCCGTGGCTGGTTCTCGCGACGCTCGTGGGCGGCACCATGGCCGCCGGCAGCGCCAACGCCTTGAACTGCGTCATCGACGCGGACATCGACAAGGTGATGAACCGCACCAAGCGCCGTCCGCTGGTGAAGGAATCGGTGCCCCGGCGCGGCGCGCTGATCTTCGGTCTCGTGCTCGGCGTCCTGTCGTTCGTCGTGCTCTATTTCACGGTGAACCTGCTCTCGGCGATCCTCGCGATCGTGACGATCCTCTTCTACATCTTCGTCTACACGCTGGTGTTGAAGCGGCGTACGTCACAGAACGTCGTCTGGGGCGGTGCGGCTGGCTGCATGCCGGTCGTCATCGGCTGGGCCGCCGTCACCGGCACCGTCGAGTGGCCCGCGTTCGTGATGTTCGGCGTCATCTTCTTCTGGACCCCGCCGCACACGTGGGCGCTGGGCATGAAGTACCGCGACGACTACGAGCGCGCCGGTGTGCCGATGCTGCCGGTGGTCGCCACCCCGCAGCACGTGGCGCGGCAGATCGTCATCTACTCGTGGGTGATGGTCGCCTGGACGCTGCTGCTGGTCCCGGTGACGAGCTGGATCTACACCACGTTCGCGATCCTGGCGGGCGGCTGGTTCCTCTTCTACGCGCACAGCCTGAACGCGGCGGTGCGGCGCGGCGAGGAGACCAAGCCGATGTCGCTATTCCACCGGTCGAACACGTACCTGATGATCGTGTTCGTCGCGCTGGCGGTGGACTCGGCGATCGGGCTGCCGGTCATCGGGCTGCCTTTCTGA
- a CDS encoding glucose-6-phosphate isomerase — MAGETTGVEIVDAALAGEAAPFAERLVADQGASKLASQDATLWGPEAESEASIRLSWTTLHKSSRPLIGEIEALRTDLRSEGVDRVVLAGMGGSSLAPEVITATDGVPLTVLDTTDPGQVADALAGDLERTVIVVSSKSGGTVETDSHRRIFAKAFADAGIDAARRIVVVTDPGSPFAELSEKEGYRKVFLADPNVGGRYSALTAFGLVPAGLAGADVARLLDQAASVADELAADSVDNPAVKLAAAWAAAHEKGAEKVVIGDTGSGIKGFADWAEQLIAESTGKQGTGLLPVAVEGPDSPGFADAKGDATPVAVGEAEGAAKISVTGSLGAQFLLWEFATALAGRLLGINPFDQPDVEAAKKAARSLLDNPDKLKGGEKPSTVDGAVEVFGSAGVATDGKLAEILRAFFDSAPETGYIAVQAYLDRLDDASTAVLRGEIAKRTGRQTTFGWGPRFLHSTGQYHKGGHQNGVFLQITGAVEDDLDVPDRPYTLGVLQHAQALGDGQVLAEHGRPVLRLHLTDRAAGLAELVRAVQEAGE, encoded by the coding sequence ATGGCAGGGGAAACGACCGGCGTCGAAATCGTCGACGCCGCCCTGGCCGGCGAAGCCGCTCCGTTCGCGGAGCGGCTCGTCGCCGACCAGGGCGCATCGAAACTGGCGTCCCAGGACGCCACACTGTGGGGTCCCGAAGCCGAGTCCGAAGCGTCGATCCGTCTCTCGTGGACGACGCTGCACAAGTCCTCGCGGCCGTTGATCGGCGAGATCGAGGCACTGCGGACCGACCTGCGCTCCGAGGGCGTCGACCGTGTCGTCCTCGCGGGCATGGGCGGTTCGTCGCTGGCCCCCGAGGTCATCACCGCGACCGACGGCGTCCCGCTGACGGTCCTCGACACCACCGACCCGGGTCAGGTCGCCGACGCTCTGGCCGGTGACCTGGAGCGCACGGTCATCGTCGTGTCGTCGAAATCCGGCGGCACCGTCGAGACCGACAGCCACCGCCGGATCTTCGCGAAGGCCTTCGCCGACGCGGGCATCGACGCGGCCCGGCGGATCGTGGTCGTCACCGACCCCGGCTCGCCGTTCGCGGAACTGTCCGAAAAGGAGGGTTACCGCAAGGTCTTCCTCGCCGACCCGAACGTCGGAGGCCGCTACTCGGCGCTGACCGCGTTCGGGCTCGTCCCGGCCGGGCTCGCCGGCGCGGACGTCGCCCGTCTGCTCGACCAGGCCGCTTCGGTGGCCGACGAGCTGGCCGCCGATTCCGTGGACAACCCCGCGGTCAAGCTCGCGGCGGCGTGGGCCGCGGCGCACGAAAAGGGTGCCGAGAAGGTCGTCATCGGCGACACCGGTTCCGGGATCAAGGGCTTCGCCGACTGGGCGGAGCAGTTGATCGCCGAGTCCACCGGCAAACAGGGCACCGGTCTCCTCCCGGTCGCCGTCGAGGGCCCGGACTCCCCCGGGTTCGCCGACGCCAAGGGCGACGCCACTCCGGTGGCCGTCGGCGAGGCGGAAGGCGCGGCGAAGATCTCCGTGACCGGTTCGCTCGGCGCGCAGTTCCTGCTGTGGGAGTTCGCCACCGCGCTCGCCGGACGGCTGCTCGGGATCAACCCGTTCGACCAGCCCGACGTCGAGGCCGCCAAGAAGGCCGCGCGGTCGCTGCTGGACAACCCGGACAAGCTCAAGGGCGGCGAGAAGCCGTCCACTGTGGACGGCGCGGTCGAGGTGTTCGGCTCGGCGGGTGTTGCCACCGACGGAAAGCTCGCGGAAATCCTGCGGGCTTTCTTCGATTCCGCTCCGGAAACCGGCTACATCGCGGTGCAGGCGTACCTCGACCGGCTCGACGACGCGTCGACGGCGGTCCTGCGCGGCGAGATCGCCAAGCGCACCGGCCGCCAGACCACCTTCGGGTGGGGGCCGCGGTTCCTGCACTCGACCGGGCAGTACCACAAGGGCGGGCACCAGAACGGTGTCTTCCTGCAGATCACCGGCGCCGTCGAGGACGATCTCGACGTTCCGGACCGGCCGTACACGCTCGGCGTCCTGCAGCACGCGCAGGCACTGGGCGACGGCCAGGTGCTCGCCGAGCACGGCCGTCCGGTGCTGCGCCTGCACCTCACCGACCGGGCCGCCGGCCTGGCCGAACTGGTCCGCGCGGTACAGGAGGCCGGCGAGTGA
- the opcA gene encoding glucose-6-phosphate dehydrogenase assembly protein OpcA, with product MIIDLPSTTTSQLNKKLVEIREQGGQVALGRVLTLVIVADDDDKLEEAIEAANEASREHPSRVIVVAKGARTAAPRIDGQIRVGGDAGASEVIVLRLYGPLASQGQSAVVPLLLPDAPIVTWWPGTGPKAPAKDPLGELAQRRITDSAAEKAPIRALTTRAKSYVEGDTDLAWTRLTSWRAQLVSALDLPPHEKVTGATVTGEADSPSTELLAGWLAEYLKVPVKRVKSSGAAGIISVTLDRRSGPVELHRPDGRVGMLTQPGQPTRRIALQRRNNKDCLIEELRRLDPDEVYEASLNGLGKISSGTAAKAAPAKKTAPATKKAPAAKTAKSAS from the coding sequence GTGATCATCGACCTGCCGTCGACCACGACGTCGCAGCTGAACAAGAAACTCGTCGAGATCCGCGAACAGGGCGGGCAGGTCGCGCTCGGCCGCGTGCTGACGCTGGTCATAGTCGCCGACGACGACGACAAACTCGAAGAGGCGATCGAAGCCGCCAACGAGGCCAGCCGGGAACACCCCTCGCGGGTGATCGTGGTGGCCAAGGGCGCGCGGACCGCGGCGCCGCGGATCGACGGCCAGATCCGGGTCGGCGGGGACGCCGGCGCGAGCGAGGTCATCGTCCTGCGGCTCTACGGCCCGCTGGCCTCGCAGGGACAGAGCGCGGTCGTGCCGTTGCTGCTGCCGGACGCGCCGATCGTCACCTGGTGGCCGGGCACCGGTCCGAAGGCTCCGGCCAAGGACCCGCTCGGTGAGCTGGCGCAGCGCCGGATCACCGACTCGGCGGCGGAAAAGGCGCCCATAAGGGCACTCACCACGCGGGCGAAGTCCTATGTGGAGGGTGACACCGACCTGGCGTGGACCCGGCTGACCAGCTGGCGCGCACAGCTGGTGTCCGCTTTGGACCTTCCGCCACATGAGAAGGTCACCGGCGCGACCGTGACCGGTGAGGCCGACTCGCCGTCGACCGAACTGCTCGCCGGCTGGCTGGCCGAGTACCTCAAGGTGCCGGTGAAGCGGGTCAAGAGCAGCGGTGCCGCGGGCATCATCTCGGTGACGCTGGACCGGCGTTCCGGGCCGGTGGAACTGCACCGGCCGGACGGGCGGGTCGGCATGCTGACCCAGCCGGGCCAGCCGACGCGCCGTATCGCCCTGCAGCGGCGGAACAACAAGGACTGCCTGATCGAGGAGCTGCGGCGGCTCGACCCGGACGAGGTCTACGAGGCTTCGCTGAACGGGCTGGGCAAGATCTCGTCGGGCACCGCGGCCAAGGCCGCTCCGGCGAAGAAGACGGCTCCGGCGACGAAGAAGGCTCCGGCCGCCAAGACCGCGAAGAGCGCCTCATGA
- the zwf gene encoding glucose-6-phosphate dehydrogenase, whose protein sequence is MTRAWNNPLRDPRDKRLPRIAGPSSLVIFGVTGDLARKKLMPAIYDLAHRGLLPAGFSLVGFARRDWEHQDFGELVHDSVKEHARTPFKESVWNRLAEGIRFVQGTFDDDDAFDRLAQTVKDLDAERGTGGNTAFYLSIPPSAFPVVTKQLARSGLAEASEDTWRRVVIEKPFGRDLKSAKELNEIVNDVFPEESVFRIDHYLGKETVQNLLALRFANQLFEPIWNANYVDHVQITMAEDIGLGGRAGYYDGIGAARDVIQNHLLQLLALTAMEEPVSFAPRALRAEKVKVLSATKPLAPFDETTARGQYAGGWQGGMKVPGLLQEGGFAKDSITETYAAVTLEVQNRRWAGVPFYLRTGKRLGRRVTEIAVVFKRAPHLPFDSTSTEELGQNALVIRVQPDEGITLRFGSKVPGTTMEVRDVTMDFGYGHAFTESSPEAYERLILDVLLGEPSLFPVNEEVELSWEILDPILDHWAKKGAPEAYPPGSWGPPSADEMLERTGRNWRRP, encoded by the coding sequence GTGACACGAGCCTGGAACAACCCGCTGCGCGACCCGCGCGACAAGCGGCTGCCGCGGATCGCCGGGCCGTCCAGTCTGGTGATCTTCGGCGTCACCGGTGACCTCGCCCGCAAGAAGCTGATGCCGGCGATCTACGACCTCGCCCACCGCGGGCTGCTGCCCGCCGGGTTCTCGCTCGTCGGGTTCGCCCGGCGGGACTGGGAGCACCAGGACTTCGGCGAGCTCGTGCACGACTCGGTCAAGGAGCACGCGCGGACGCCGTTCAAGGAGTCGGTGTGGAACCGGCTCGCCGAAGGGATCCGCTTCGTCCAGGGCACCTTCGACGACGACGACGCCTTCGACCGGCTCGCGCAGACGGTCAAGGACCTCGACGCCGAACGGGGCACCGGTGGCAACACCGCGTTCTACCTGTCGATCCCGCCGAGCGCGTTCCCGGTGGTGACCAAGCAGCTCGCCCGCTCCGGTCTCGCCGAGGCGAGCGAAGACACCTGGCGCCGTGTCGTCATCGAGAAGCCCTTCGGCCGCGATCTCAAGAGCGCCAAGGAGCTCAACGAGATCGTGAACGACGTCTTCCCCGAGGAGTCGGTGTTCCGCATCGACCACTACCTCGGCAAGGAGACGGTGCAGAACCTGCTGGCGCTGCGGTTCGCCAACCAGCTGTTCGAGCCGATCTGGAACGCCAACTACGTCGACCACGTGCAGATCACCATGGCCGAGGACATCGGTCTCGGCGGCCGCGCGGGGTACTACGACGGTATCGGCGCCGCACGCGACGTCATCCAGAACCACCTGCTGCAGCTCCTCGCGCTGACCGCGATGGAGGAGCCGGTCTCGTTCGCTCCGCGCGCGCTCCGGGCGGAGAAGGTCAAGGTGCTTTCGGCGACCAAGCCGCTGGCGCCGTTCGACGAGACCACCGCGCGCGGGCAGTACGCGGGCGGCTGGCAGGGCGGCATGAAGGTGCCGGGCCTGCTGCAGGAGGGCGGTTTCGCGAAGGACTCGATCACCGAGACCTACGCCGCCGTGACGCTGGAGGTGCAGAACCGCCGCTGGGCGGGGGTTCCGTTCTACCTGCGCACCGGCAAGCGGCTGGGCCGCCGGGTCACCGAGATCGCCGTGGTGTTCAAGCGGGCGCCGCATCTTCCGTTCGACTCGACCTCCACCGAGGAACTGGGCCAGAATGCGCTGGTGATCCGGGTACAGCCCGACGAGGGCATCACGCTGCGGTTCGGGTCGAAGGTGCCGGGGACCACGATGGAGGTCCGCGACGTCACCATGGACTTCGGCTACGGGCACGCGTTCACCGAGTCGTCCCCGGAGGCCTATGAACGGCTCATCCTGGACGTGCTGCTCGGCGAACCATCGCTGTTCCCGGTGAACGAAGAGGTCGAACTGTCCTGGGAGATCCTGGACCCGATCCTCGACCACTGGGCCAAGAAGGGCGCGCCCGAGGCGTACCCGCCCGGTTCGTGGGGACCGCCGTCCGCGGACGAAATGCTGGAGCGTACCGGCCGGAACTGGAGGCGTCCGTGA